The Streptomyces sp. NBC_01255 genome window below encodes:
- a CDS encoding ABC transporter ATP-binding protein, with protein MTRDGIALEADLLGKTYGGRGRGWALRECDFALPAGRICALVGPNGAGKSTLLALAAGLLRPTEGTIQAPAREHLAYVAQDKPLHPRLSVADTLRMGRELNPGRWDETAAQRVIADELDPRALVRDLSGGQRTRVALALALGKRAELLLLDEPMADLDPLARHQLMGLLMADAAEHGTTVVMSSHILTELEGACDHLLLLHGGRIRLDGSVDELLAAHTLLTGPVADLAPHTVVESRTTGRQLTALIRHEGPVEGPWETQEPSLEDLLLAHLRVTPEGAKA; from the coding sequence ATGACGAGAGACGGCATCGCGCTGGAGGCCGATCTCCTGGGCAAGACATACGGAGGGAGAGGCCGCGGCTGGGCCCTGCGGGAGTGCGACTTCGCCCTCCCCGCCGGCAGGATCTGCGCCCTCGTCGGCCCCAACGGCGCCGGCAAGTCCACCCTCCTCGCCCTCGCCGCCGGGCTCCTCCGCCCCACCGAGGGCACGATCCAGGCCCCGGCCCGCGAACACCTCGCGTACGTCGCCCAGGACAAGCCGCTCCACCCCCGGCTCTCCGTCGCCGACACCCTGCGCATGGGCCGCGAGCTCAACCCGGGCCGCTGGGACGAGACCGCCGCGCAGCGCGTGATCGCCGACGAACTCGACCCGCGCGCCCTCGTACGCGACCTCTCCGGCGGCCAGCGCACCCGCGTCGCCCTCGCGCTCGCCCTCGGCAAGCGCGCCGAACTGCTACTCCTCGACGAGCCGATGGCCGACCTCGACCCGCTCGCCCGCCACCAGCTGATGGGCCTGCTCATGGCCGACGCCGCCGAACACGGCACGACCGTCGTCATGTCCTCGCACATCCTCACCGAGCTGGAGGGCGCCTGCGACCACCTCCTCCTGCTCCACGGCGGCCGGATCCGCCTCGACGGATCCGTGGACGAACTCCTCGCCGCCCACACCCTGCTCACGGGCCCGGTCGCCGACCTCGCCCCGCACACGGTCGTCGAGTCCCGCACGACGGGCCGTCAACTCACGGCCCTGATCCGCCACGAGGGCCCGGTCGAAGGCCCCTGGGAAACCCAGGAACCCTCCCTGGAGGACCTCCTCCTCGCCCACCTCCGCGTCACCCCCGAAGGAGCCAAGGCATGA
- a CDS encoding ABC transporter permease, which produces MSTLALKGPYWVTVRQYRRTLWLAGAGVLLSLVGMSWLRYWDGRTVGTDRDTGHSLLRIAVEWAEGGMILVPFLVGAFVAGPMVARELESGTYKLALTQSVSPARWLGAKLAVAGAVTVVGTITLIGAYRLGWANLGDTLSFLWYEPGTYVSTGPVFVAQALFALALGSLIGQLVRRTVTAMALTGLVTGLVLLVVGQLRWSLMPVKTLTGPLTEGVSAALPFTSHETDSGLVTTSGERLPLHACFERTEQWGVCPADMNVAGQYWDYHPVSHYWPIQLIETGILLALAALALYAAFRVLRARHA; this is translated from the coding sequence ATGAGCACCCTCGCCCTGAAGGGCCCCTACTGGGTGACGGTCCGCCAGTACCGACGGACGCTGTGGCTGGCGGGGGCGGGAGTCCTGCTGAGTCTCGTGGGCATGTCCTGGCTTCGTTATTGGGACGGCCGGACCGTCGGTACCGATCGGGACACCGGCCACTCCCTCCTCCGCATCGCCGTGGAGTGGGCCGAGGGCGGCATGATCCTCGTACCCTTCCTCGTCGGAGCATTCGTCGCCGGCCCGATGGTGGCGCGCGAGCTGGAATCGGGCACGTACAAGCTCGCCCTCACCCAGTCCGTCTCCCCCGCACGCTGGCTCGGCGCGAAGCTCGCGGTCGCCGGTGCCGTGACCGTCGTCGGCACGATCACACTGATCGGCGCCTATCGGCTCGGCTGGGCGAACCTCGGCGACACCTTGTCCTTCCTCTGGTACGAACCGGGGACGTACGTGTCCACCGGACCCGTCTTCGTCGCGCAGGCGCTGTTCGCCCTCGCCCTCGGCTCCCTGATCGGCCAACTGGTCCGCCGCACCGTGACGGCCATGGCCCTCACCGGCCTCGTCACCGGCCTCGTCCTCCTCGTCGTCGGCCAGCTCCGCTGGTCGCTGATGCCGGTGAAGACGCTGACCGGGCCGCTCACGGAAGGCGTCTCCGCTGCCCTGCCCTTCACCTCCCACGAGACCGACTCAGGTCTCGTCACGACCAGCGGGGAACGGCTCCCCCTGCACGCCTGCTTCGAACGGACCGAGCAGTGGGGCGTCTGCCCGGCCGACATGAACGTCGCCGGCCAGTACTGGGACTATCACCCGGTCTCCCACTACTGGCCCATCCAGCTCATCGAGACCGGCATCCTCCTCGCGCTCGCCGCCCTCGCGCTGTACGCCGCCTTCCGCGTCCTGCGCGCCCGACACGCGTAG